GGCGGCGAGGCTATCGGACAGGTCAAACAAAGCCGTGCGCGGGGCAAGGTCGGGCTGTCGTTCAAGCAGATCAGAGACAAGCACCGACAACTCAAGCCGCCGCCGCAGCGGTGCGATGGGTGGCGGCAAGTCTGCCGCGAGCGGATCAAGCGCCAGATCGGTCACCAGCCGTATGCGCGGCAAGAGGCGGGCCGGACCAGTATCAAACATCGATACAAGGCGGCGCTGCATCCTGCGCGTGTTGACGTAAACTTCGATTTTGGCGAAATCCTGAGGTGGCAGCGCGCCGCCACGATCAAGCAGGCCATCAACGAGGGCGCGCGCAAAATCGACTCCGGGCGGGAGGCCAAAAACGCGCGGTGTCTTTGCGGTCTTAAAAATCACAGAGCCCCTATTAACATTGCTTCGGCAACAGGAATGCTCTCGGGCCGTCCGACATCGCACCAGTTACCATCATAGACGACACCATAAAGACGCCGCCGCGCAAGCATATCGTTCCAAAAAACATGCATGGAAAATGCATCCTCGGGCACCTGCAACAGGGCGTCGGTGCGCATGATTTGTGCGCCTGTATAAATAGGCCCCGGCCCCCAGTCGATCCGGCCATCGGCGGCTATCTCAAAGTCACCTTTGCCCGCGTGGCCATGCGCACGGTCGTGGTCCACAAGCAGCAAGAGACCATCCATGTTGTCCGGGTTCCACGCGCCCGCGAGGGTTTCAAACGGGTTGGGCCCGCGCCACACGGCGTCAGTGTTCATCGTGAACACCGGACCTTCGCCCAAAAGCGGCAAGGCATGGCGCAGCCCGCCACCGGTTTCGCGCAGCAGGTCGGACTCGTCTGATATCGCCATATCGCGCCCGGCTAGATGGGCGCGCAGCATTGCGGCCTTGTAATGCACATTCACCACTTTGCGCGGGATATCGACAGCAAAACCCAGCACATGATCAAGCAATGTCTTACCCGCGACTGTGATCAGCGGTTTGGGCCGATCAGCAGTCAGGGGCGCCATACGCGTCCCCAGCCCGGCCGCAAAGAAAAGCACCGCATCAGGCATCCGCGCCGCGCAGTCTTGCGAGTGTCGCAACGTTTGGTTCAGGCAGTTGCCGCAAGACGATATCCTGTAGTTCACCCAGCCCAGGGTGCCGCAGATCATCAAGCAGATGTGCCCAGACCCGTGGCATATAGTCTAGATACCGCGCCTTTCCGTCGCGCAGGGACAAGCGTGCAAAAATACCAAGAATCCGTAGATTGCGCTGCACACCGATGGCGGCAAAGGCACTCGAAACGGCGCCGTCATTCAGTGCAGATTCACGCGTGAAATAGGCAATCATCTCTGCGCGCAACCTTGGGTCGACATCGCGTCGG
This portion of the Octadecabacter sp. SW4 genome encodes:
- a CDS encoding nucleotidyltransferase family protein — protein: MPDAVLFFAAGLGTRMAPLTADRPKPLITVAGKTLLDHVLGFAVDIPRKVVNVHYKAAMLRAHLAGRDMAISDESDLLRETGGGLRHALPLLGEGPVFTMNTDAVWRGPNPFETLAGAWNPDNMDGLLLLVDHDRAHGHAGKGDFEIAADGRIDWGPGPIYTGAQIMRTDALLQVPEDAFSMHVFWNDMLARRRLYGVVYDGNWCDVGRPESIPVAEAMLIGAL